The sequence aaatataaaatctgttactataataataataataataataataataataataataataataataataataataataataataataataataataatataataataataataataataactcaaacaaaaattaaaaataaaataaaattgtgggACCAATAACCCTCATCACACCCCCATCACGCCTACCATTACGAACTCCATCACCCCATCACCCTCATCACCTTTGACACatcagcactataccccacaaaaacccCATCACCCCATCATCCCCGTCACTATTAAAAAGAGTCTTATAAAGATAACAACACAAATCAACCGATAGTATGGTTATTGTTATATCAATCATTCTTTGTTACATATCCATCAAATTTGTGTACATATTGAAGGCTTACAGGGTACAAACTTAGAATCCACGACTTTAAAAGATTTATCAAAAAAATATGATAGATAGTACTATAGTAATACGCGTATAGTTGAATATTGCAATGGTGAGTTGTACATAAAGACGAGTCGTGGTACATAAGTATCGTACTTGTGTGGATGAATTGAATGGTCAAATTGAGACTTATTATTATTGTCTGTAAAGATTTCTTTTTGGGCTACTGGGCTAGTCAGAGTTGGTCCATGTTAATCATTTTATATTACTTACCTTTTTAACCCTTCTTTCTGACTCTTATTACAGCCCTGTACAAAAACGGTACGTGCCAACGGACCTGTGGTCCAACGGTACCCGACCCAAATGATCCTTGACCCCACGCATGTAAAGATGGTAACAATAACTATGCAGGTTCGATTCTCGTTCCTGACATGTTGTAGGGGTTTAttggtgatggtgtttcgccaggctccagggGCATACGGGGTGCGGCTGGATGGGTTGACAtagtcaacacagggctaacatgtccctgccgatacacatgtttttagTAACAAAAAACGGTAAGTACGTTgctacatttttttattttttttacattagaaACTAAATGTTTACTCTTGAAATCAGCTGAGTTCAAGATTTTAATTTTACTACTATCTACTCCGTAACATTTACTTTTTATATGTGTATAATTAAATAAAAAGTTATGTAATTAACAAGTATAGATAAAATAATCTTTTTAGTATAAAGATACACTGTAATTGTTGTATATTAATTGGAGTACTACCATTACTTTGACTAGAAATGGATGGCTGAAAATTACTCTGGTCTTTATTGTTTCACATACAAATTAATGACTAATATTATTGCTTAAAGTTTATATTTTGTTGGTGAAATATTATGTATATGTACTTGATATGCATTTGTACAATTACTACAAAATTGTGCCAATGCGGCTAATAATTAGTTTTGGTGAATTGGTCCACACACTCACTAAATATTTGATCCTAACAATTGGTCAACTTTAGGACAGCATAGTAAATCCTTATGTACCCTTCATTGATTATCTTGATGAAGGACTAGTACTGTAGAAAATGTTGTGCATCTTGAAGTAAATGGCTTGTTTTAAAtatttaagaaaaaatcaaaagacACTTATATAAGCAAGGGATTTGCAAGTTAGTTATTAAGTGAAGTACAAATTTACCAAGAAAGTAAAAGGCATGTATAAACTGACATACATATATGGTCCAGAATTGACTGTTTTTTTGAACACTTGTAAAAGGAGGCTAATGCATTACAAAGTTTGAGTAATTTTTTGGGACTGAATTGAGTAAGTAGTGGTGTGTCAGAGTAATGATAGAGATAGTAGTATAATGTAAGTATATGTGTAGAGGAGGTAACTAGTGTCATGATGTGTATGGAATTATAAGGTTTGGTCATAGTGATAAGTCTTAAAATTGAGGAGTAGGTGTTATTATAAAGGTGATGTAGATGTAAATGTAGATAGGAGTTTATCAATACAAGTTTGAAAAATGTGGATACTTGTGGGCCTGTTCATATATCATTTCTGTGAAAATACAATATTAAAGGTAGATACCATTATTAATAAACAGTAAAATCATCAGTACTTGAGAGAGGGGGTATAATTAACTGTGATGTACCCATGAAGGTGATCACCTTAATTATAAAAGGAAGTAAAGGGTGTGTTTTTTAAATTCCCATATTTTTCAGATAGATATATACATTAATATATTaggatatattcatacatatacattaatatattaggatatatatatatatatatatatatatatatatatatatatatatatatatatatatagtaaggtAGAGGGTGACAAGTAATTCAATTTATGGAAGAGATGCAGCTAAACCAAGTAGCAGTAACTCATCTGCTTCAACATACATTAAGAagtttttgcattcatgaaaactcACAATGGGTTTATGCAGTTTTCTGGAGAATCTTGCCAAGAAACTACCCTCCACCCAAGTAagtaaacatttttatttttattaaaatgtctaTATCAATATCACTACTTTTTGAGTAATTTTATTCCAAATTTATATTGTCTTACAAGACATATGTTATGTGCAAAATTCTTTTACCAATATATGTAAATTCAATCCCACATCTCTATAGTCAATGTTTACACTAATATTGCTACAGGTGGGATGGTGTAGCATATGATAGGTCAAGAAGCAACAGGAGAAATTGGTACGTTGTTAACTTTATTATGCACAAAATGATGCTACATTTctttaaaattttgaaaatttgCATTTACTTTTTGCTaacttattttttaaaattttcaaatattattattattatagatttatATACTCCGAATCATCTTTACTACGGTATATCTTTAGAACTACAAACACACACTCTTTTTATCCGTGGGACTCGAACTTACAACTTCAAGGTTGATGAGTTCTATTGATATCCCTAGACCAAAAGCCTTTTCGTTTATTCCTGTATTACACTATATGATATATGATTacagtatatatgtttatatatgacATTGTATATACATATTTTGTCTATTTTAAAGAAAAAACAGGACAAATCTTGATCACTTGATTTTTCATCCTTGTAACTATATATTATTATACAATCAATAACAGGATATTGGTATGGGAAGATGGTTTCTGTAATTttgcagcagcaacaacaacaacgacaacagatATAAACCCTGGAGATTGTTCTTCATCAGTTTATGCTGATCATGAATACCAACAATCTCAAGGCCTTCAACCTGAACTCTTCTTCAAGATGTCCCATGAAATTTACAATTACGGCGAAGGGTACTAATAAtttatattcttgttttaattaaGCTATATAATCATATCATATAATCTAAGTACCGTttgaattataaaaaaaaaaaatcagattaATTGGAAAAGTAGCAGCAGATCATAGTCATAAGTGGATATACAAAGAGGCAAGTGATCAAGAAATCAATTTTTTGTCTGCTTGGCACAATTCAGCTGACTCAGTAAGCATATATGCACATTTTTTAACAGCATTTTAATTCATTCTTTGATCAAAATTTTTGGTTGATTCAGGAGATTATTCATGACTGCAAACATGGACGGATCTTTGGGGTGGCAGGAGTGGCCCCTCCAAAATTTTATGttcttagtataaattttatattatttgaatttaaaatatgaatattttataTAATAGCCCCTCCAAATTATAGAATTTCTTTTTAATATAATTGATAAGTTTTTGAAACGATTTTGACCCTCCCACTAAAGTCGTTCAAGATCTGTCCATGAGTCTGCAAAGTACTTATTTATGGTTGGTTCAATATTGCAACAGCATCCAAGGACATGGGAAGCTCAGTTTCAGTCTGGCATAAAGGTACAAGTGCATTGTGCACAATTAACAGTTATTTTACACTCACAAAGATTAATGCTGTTTATTACATGTTGATTTATTAAGAAATAGCAATAGTAATAGTATTAGTAATGCTTATTTATGCAGACCATTGCTTTAATTGCTGTTAGGGAAGGTGTCATTCAACTAGGATCCATGCACAAGGTTCCCTCTCACTCTCTGCCTCTCAAAACACGCACGCACCGCGCACGTGCACACACAGTATCATGTAGTTCAATTCATAACCCTTTTGATACAAAAAGATTCTTGAATTCATTGAGATGTTATATATTCATCTCATGCAATCAAAGTAATTAGTTAGCGTTATATAagtgttaatttttactaatcttCAACGGCGAATTTATGATGAAAACTTAAAGGGATCCTATAGTTAAATTTGGTGTTGTCCGACacaatttgaaatatatatatatattaaaagaaaatTTTCCAAACGAATAGTGTCACGAGACCTAGTTACTCTACTCTAGCTTCGCCCCTGCTAAAAATGCAATTGGGTGAATGTTTTAGACTTTAAAGTCAATGATGTTTTTAGTTATGAAAAAAGTAATTTCATGATATATTTTTCCtgaattttgtttcttttaaaactattaaaaatctgGAAAACGTGTTTAAATATAATGGATGGAGTTTTCATTTTGCAAAATAGGAAATCTGGAAAACCTTGCATCACATTTCACATATCCTTGTTTTATCTCAAAAAAAAAACTTCTAAACATAAATTCAACTTAAGCACGTatttgatttttatttattttctaaTAATTTTTTCAAAAAGATGgtgtttttataactttttatcaattcaaacataaaactatctgttattttatttaattatattttgcaAAAAAAACGAACATTAGGTAGCTAGTGATTTTTGTGATTTTTGATGATTGTGACAGTcatatatatacggagtatatatttatatagtcTGTCACATTAAGGTACTATGTCTATACAGTCATGAAAAGTCATacacatacaataataatactaatattaattaattgAATGTTTGAATATAAGTACAACTTTGATTATTTTTCAGAATATGTAGCAGAAAACAAAGTACTCTCTACCTTTCTAAACAAGTACATCAATAATTTGATCATAATTAACaactaattaaatacaaattaatgGTTACAAAAGGTAACTGAAGACTTGAGCTATATGGTACTACTAAGAAAAAAGTTCAGCTACATAGAAAGCATCCCAGGAGTATTATTGCCACACCCATCATCATCTTCAACGTACACACTTAAAGCAGAAGGGTACAACACCTCTGAAGCATGGCATTATCAAGGTGGCAACTTATCAATGGTGCCACCACCTGAATTTTGTCACAGGTACAATAATTACAACCCACCACCATTGAATAATATAACTCCTTCAATGAGCAGCCTTGAAGCACTTCTGTCCAAACTACCATCAGTTGTGCCGGTTTCTTCATCATCACCGCCCGTCCCACCGTTTTGTGAGGCGGCACAACCGCAATACTTGGCGGAGGTAAGCAGGCCGCCGATGACGGAGTATTGGGGTGTGGCGGCAAAAGAAGAGGTTGAAGCGGAGGATGATGTAAAAGATGGTGGAGAGTGTAGTAGTTCAATGACTTGTTATGATAATCAAGAACATTATAATTAtgggtatcatcatcatcatgatttgAATGTAAGCAGTTGCATGAACAataatggttattagttaattaagaACTAGTATATAAGTTGATGAATAGTGGTTAATTGATATTAGTAAAAGATTGTTTAGTATAGTAGTATGTGCTGAGTCTGAGTTTATCCAATATTAGTGTGTTTTTTACGGATTCCTTTTCTTGTATAAAGCTTACAACGTTTGTTGGtgtgtaaatttaaaaaaaaaaaaaaaaaaaaaaaaaaaaaaaaaaaaaaaaaaaagaaaagagaaaagaaactagcttgattatattaatttgcAAATATAGAAAAAATTGCATGTTTCATCACTCTAATTCCTAAGGTAAATGATCCTCTAAATTTCTCAAATTATCGTCCCATTAGCCTCATTGGTAGTTACTACAAAATCGTATCAAAAATCCTTGCAAATAGAATTATGAAAATTGTTCCAAGACTAATCGGGCATGAGGAAAGTACTTTCATTCGTGATAGGAACATACTTGATGGTGTTCTAATTGCCCTCGAAAAGGTTGAGGATCTCAAtgctaaaaaaaacaaaaaagctATATCTTTAAAGTTGACTTTGAAAAAACATTTGATTGTATTGATTGAGATTTCCTCACCGACATTATGAAATTTATGGGTTTCGAGTTTAAACGGATCAAGTGGATCTAAGCGTGCTTAAACTCTACATCTATATCCGTTCTCATAAACGATTCCCCAACCGACCAAATTTTCCCCAAAAGATAAGTTAGACAAGTAGACCCGCactctccttttttttttttatcattgcaAGTGAAGGTATAAATTACCTCCTTAATGTGGttattaaaaaaatttaataaaaggaGTGGAAGTAGGCAATGACAAAGTTGTCGTTGCTCATCTACAATACGCGCACGACACGATTATTTTTGGAAAATGGAACAAAATGGAAGTTAGAAATATACTACAAATTCTTAAATGCTTCGAAGATCTCTCGGGTCTCAAAATCAATCTAAACAAGAGTTGTGTCTATGGAATTCGAATTTCAAAAAGTAAATTAACCTTGCTTGCAAATTGGTTCGAATGTAAAGAATGGTCCTTCTCATTCAACTATCTCGGATTACCTATTGGCGGAAACCTCAAGCTACATCATAATTGTTAACCCTTTTTTGACAAGTTCAAAAAACGGCTAGCAAATTGGAAAGCCAAATCGATTTCTGTAACAccggctatttttttttttaaacacacagcggaagactttatttacaaacactatatatgtcacgtcattacattaatccgtgtaattacgtttaagtttacacaacgttgttacgttattacaaaacattatttatacaaaagttcacatcagagttgggttgtcaaacatgtcttctgcaacagcacccatcccgactagcagtacctaaacctgcaaggggagaatatgtgggggattagcgcaccgctaagtgaatggaatctatctaacagatatagcttaagccacacacaagctatatacgaacaacaatacatgctaaccaccaactagcatacaataagacaatacgaggatcggcggcttgtacgagcacacgactctcagctgatcgggcctgagtctaccgatagtccctgctacacaattcacagtatagttatccagatgcagggggtgcatcgttcacactatactccacaattagtagcctatggacccaacctcccctaggcacggttgacctcatacggactctaacctctcctaggcacggtctcgagtccccagtctccctaggcccgactggtgccattcacatagtgtacacaaaattcacatacaacatcaggcaacgatattattattctaacatggcaatttctacactatgcatggtaaaagagtcaaccacattagcatgatatgctacttaaactctatccgtagatagacccactcaccaattactagcaactgctcagttattatttctgagtttcctccttgtccttatctcctgagaacagcaaaaaccaagttagaatagtgttctcaTCATGATtaaacacactgacagcgaattatagcaaattagtaaaaaaaaaaatgcgtccgctaaaattttcatgcactttcaaaatttacatcctgaaaatcttaaaaaatacacggacagcataacggctataaatcaacacttaataaaattttcactgtctaagaccatcggtcgatggtcccatccatcggccgatcgtcaacacaccatcggtcgatggtctcccccaatcggtcgatcgtcaaaattacatccgctggtcagaaatcatacaccatcggtcgatggtctcgtccatcggccgatcgtcctcaccatcggtcgatggtcaacgaccatcggcctaaggtagttcatcagctgcaacagcagcaaagtgacgggtttcaacccaaaatcaccaaatctcgactttggacacgtttttgacctcaaatctggttacatcttttacactagacatttagaaacataaacccacaacttttatgcacaaacaacaacaaattgaaccaatttgacacaaaaccccattttaacaaaactaacttaaaaacccatttaatcacagatttgatcatgaaatcttacaaactttaccttgttagaatcacaatgacacaaggaacgttttggcaccaaaatcaagcttcaattcgagatcaaatgatttagggttgtttgagaTGGTGAAGATGAGGTTAGGTGAAGGTGTGAGTAAGAGGAAGGTTCAGGAAACAAATGAGGGAAATTAGCTGCTCATACActtaatttggggttaaaaccccataccccacaacacacgggtatttaccagttgtctgatatctttcgcacaagattaggtaacccaaacgaggtccaaataaaataaacaaacctgatctgagacccttgtcacaaactggtcacaacacaaatataataaaacactaataaaataattaaaataaaagcacttaagactaagcacaaaccctaagggcaaaataggcaacttacaactagcccgtgtttcagtctgttacaaatccacccccttaaggagattccgtcctcggaatctggtcttggtcaaacaaatgagggtagcgatttctcatcaactcttccgtttcccacgtaagattagaacccaaactgtgtttccactcgatcaatatcatcggtatctctttatttctcaacttagtcacctttcggtcaactacgcggaccggctcttccaccaatttcttattctaatcgacccttaaatcttctaaaggaagaagttgcgtttcatcatcgactttacacttacgaagataacacacgttgaatgtattatgaataccggctaactctggtggacgatctaacaccacagtctgatcattcaacacttcactaatcgaaaacggaccaataaatcttggtgctaacttaccacgtttaccgaatctgataacccctttccacggcgaaactttcagatacacccgttcacccacactaaaggttaccgaacgtctacgcggatcagcatacattttatgtctatctctagcggctttcaacttttctcgcgcaatttcaactttttcggctgtcaattGAACAATTtctggacctgcaaattgtttctccccggcttctaaccaacaagtcggagttctgcaacgacgaccgtacaacatttcatagggcggcatccctatactcgaatgatatgaattattatacgcgaattcgaccaacggtaaatgcGTATCCCAAGAACctccgtattctaacacacaagcccttaacatatcctctaaagtctgtatcgttctttcactctgaccatctgtctgaggatgataagctgtacttaaattcacacgtgtacctagattttgttgaagactattccagaaattcgacacaaatctagaatccctgtctgaaataatcgataacggcacaccatatcgactaactatctctttcacgtacaaatcggctaactcacttaacgaagctgtctcacgagtagcaagaaaatgagcacttttagttagacgatccactattacccaaatcatatcatgtcttttctgagttcgaggtaatttggtcacaaaatccatcgttatatgttcccatttccactctggaatctgtaactaacgtaacgaaccataaggtttctgatgttctgccttcacttgagcacaaatatgacactttttgacataacgggcgatatctgatttcattgttggccaccaatacactgttttcatgtcatgatacaTTTtagtactacccggatgtactgttaatctggatttgtgagcttctgtcaggattaaatccctcaaatctccaagcttaggcacccaaacacgattgtttaaggtctttagtccacgtgagtcatcaattaagtccacttttcgtttgatcatttgttcagatttaatatgttcgtcctccaaagcacaggcctgaacggttcttaaactgttaatcaaatctgaagttatatttaaACAAAGGAATtttacattttcacttgactttttacgacttagcgcatctgcaaccacatttgccttactcggatgatatttaatttcacaatcataatctttgatcaactcttgccaccgtctctgtctcatattcatttctttctgtgagaagatatactgcaaactcttgtgatctgtacaaataacacaatgggttccatacaaatagtgtctccacagtttcaaagcaaacactactgcagccatttcaagatcatgcactagataattcttctcatgaactttcaactgtcgcgaggcgtaggcgattactttatctctttgcattaatacacaacccaacccagcatatgatgcatcacaatataccacgaagtcgtctgaaccttctggtaaagctaacactggtgcctgacacagtagctattttaaaatctgaaaagccttttcctgttcatcagtccatcgaaaggatacatctttacgagtcaacttagtcaacggacccgcaattttcgagaaatccttgataaatctgcgataataaccggctaatcccagaaaactcttaatctcagtcggagtcttcggagaattccaattcattaccgcttctatctttgtcggatctacttttataccctcggcacaaatcacatgacccaaaaactgcacttcacgtaaccaaaattcacactttgaaaattttgcaaatagttgttcacgtttcaacaagttcaaaacctgtctcagatgtttagcatgttcactttcggtctttgaatacactagtatatcatctataaacacaatcacaaacttatctaagaacggacgacacactctattcattagatccatgaagattactggcgcattcgtcaacccaaacggcatgacaagaaattcataatgaccataccttgttctgaacgctgttttcggtatatctgattcagcaacacgaacctgatgatatccggatcgtaagtctatcttagaaaagaatgaagcaccctgtaactgatcgaacaaatcgtctattcgaggtaacggatacttattcttcacagttcttttgttcaattcacgataatcaatacacatacgcattgacccatctttctttttaacaaacaataccggagcaccccacggtgaagaactcggtcggataaacccacgatttaataactcttgaatctgtgacatcatttcacggatttcagacggcgctaatcgatatggagcttttacaactggagttgttccaggaaccaactcaatcttatattcgacttcccttaccggcggcagacctggtaactcatctgggaacacttcgggaaattttgatactaccggaatatcagccacagatttcttttctttcttcgcatcaatcacatatgcaagaaatgattcacaaccctttgccatcgactttttcgctttcatcatttttatcaatggaaaattatacccaccccgctcccctcgggccacaacacgggttccatcggtcgaatgaaaggtaatcattttcctatcacacttaatattagccctaagcgagctcaaccaatccattcctaatactacatcaaagctaggaataggtaacactaaacaagtcaccgggaaagacttcccttcaatctctatacaaaccccagacacatatgttgtgacgggtgtgatcttaccatcggctacttctacactaaccggcttgggtaacacagtaactggtaatttcaatttagcacagaaatctagggacataaaacatctattggcaccacaatcaaacaatacgcgagcaggtattgagttgattagaaacataccggtgatcacttcgtcggtttccacggcattctcaactgacatcagaaaagctctagcctctgctgttggagggttcttcctcttctgcccactttaggcagttgaccctccggctgatACCGAACACgctcctgaccctgccccggaactaccactcttcgacggacaactaaccgcacgatgccctggtttgtgacaactccaatacacactatttggatacggacatgctgaagactcatgcccaacaacaccacactttaagcatcttcttgtagcctcagaacactgaccactatgagaagatcgacacgtgtgacaccaattccccttacctgatccagacccagaactactctgaccacttttacccttcgatttaaacccattaGA comes from Rutidosis leptorrhynchoides isolate AG116_Rl617_1_P2 chromosome 4, CSIRO_AGI_Rlap_v1, whole genome shotgun sequence and encodes:
- the LOC139844678 gene encoding protein RICE SALT SENSITIVE 3-like — protein: MEEMQLNQVAVTHLLQHTLRSFCIHENSQWVYAVFWRILPRNYPPPKWDGVAYDRSRSNRRNWILVWEDGFCNFAAATTTTTTDINPGDCSSSVYADHEYQQSQGLQPELFFKMSHEIYNYGEGLIGKVAADHSHKWIYKEASDQEINFLSAWHNSADSHPRTWEAQFQSGIKTIALIAVREGVIQLGSMHKVTEDLSYMVLLRKKFSYIESIPGVLLPHPSSSSTYTLKAEGYNTSEAWHYQGGNLSMVPPPEFCHRYNNYNPPPLNNITPSMSSLEALLSKLPSVVPVSSSSPPVPPFCEAAQPQYLAEVSRPPMTEYWGVAAKEEVEAEDDVKDGGECSSSMTCYDNQEHYNYGYHHHHDLNVSSCMNNNGY